The Candidatus Eremiobacterota bacterium genomic sequence ACAGCAAGGAGACGATCTTCACGCCTCTCTTAGTAGCCGCCCTCGGTTGTGCCGTCGGCGCGATTCTCTGCTTGCTGTACGTACTGCGGATGAAGTCGCTCGAGGACCCGGATATTGGTCCATTCATCTCCGTCGCAATGCTGGCCAAGGATAATCGTCCGGGACTAGCGCTCGCGCTGGCAAACGCATACAATGACATGGCGCAGCAGCAGCTCCATGACGTTCGGCATGAACCCCGAGCGTGGCTCGCCGCTTGTCTGGCAACCGCCGCCGCAGCTGTTCTTATCGTCATCAACGCAATATCGTATCAAGGCGTCGCACCTCGGCCGTATTCGAACGGCGCGACGAGCGCGCATTTGGTATTGCAATATTCAAAAAAGGCCACTACAATGTGCTATCCCCAATGCGGCTCATCAGGAAGCACAGCGAAACCAGGAGCGAGACCATGAACGAACGGAAGGACGCCGACCGGGAGGACGCGGAGTCCCTGAACGCATGTGAGCGGGATGCAAGCGACGAGTCAGATGAGATCGAAACGCTCTGGAAGCGTGGTGCCTTCGCGGCGCCTCCAAAAATGAAAACGACAAGGGTCTATTACAACTGACAGCGGGCGCCGCGGCGGGCCGAACGACCAAACCTGACCGCCGACGACGCACGTTCCGGGCGCCGAGAATGCTTGTCGCTGGTCACTGCCGGGAGCAGTTCGACCGGTGGCGTAGTACCGCGCATGATCTTCCAGCCCGAGTACGAGACGCTCGAACGGCCCGCGCTCGAGGCTCTCCAGCTCGAGCGGCTGCAGGCGCTGGTCGAACGGCTGCGCGGCGCGAACGAGATCTACCGCGAGCGCTTGCGCGGCGTCGCCGCGCCGCGTTCGCTCGAAGAGCTCGCGGAACTGCCCTTCAGCACCAAAGCCGACATGCGCGACGCCTACCCGCTCGGGCTGCTCGCAGTCTCGCCGGAGCGGCTCGCGAGGATTCACGCCTCGTCGGGAACGACCGGCAATCCCACCATCGGCGCGTACACCGAAGAAGATATCCGGATCTTCAACGAGGTCGTCGCGCGCTGTTTCGCGGCCGGCGGGATTCAGCCGGGCGAAATGTTTCAGGTCGCGTGGGGTTACGGCTTGTTCACCGGCGGGCTCGGCGGCCACGGCGGCTGCGAGGCGCTCGGCGCCTGCGCAATTCCCGCCTCCAGCGGGAACACGGCGCGGCAGCTGCAGCTGCTGTGCGATCTGCCGGTCGTCGGGATCGGCTGCACGCCTTCGTACGCGCTCGTCCTCGCCGAGCGGCTGCGCGCGGAGAAGCGCACGGCGAAAGCGCTGAAGTACGCGATCTGCGGCGCCGAAGCGTGGACGCGCGAGATGCGCGCGGAGCTGGAAGAGCTCTTCGGAGTGACCGCGACGAACATCTACGGGCTGACCGAGATCATCGGCCCGGGCGTCGCGCAAGAGTGCCTGGAAAAGCAAGGCCTGCACGTTCAGGAAGATCACTTCCTGGCCGAGATCATCGATCCGGAGACGGGCCGGCCGCTGGCCGACGGCGAGCGCGGCGAGCTGGTGCTGACCACGCTCACGCGCGAGGCGATGCCGGTGCTGCGCTACCGCACGCGCGACCTCACCTCGATCGTGCGCGAGACGTGCGCCTGCGGGCGAACGACCGCGCGCATCGACTGGTTCACCGGGCGGGTCGACGACATGCTGGTCATCCGCGGCGTCAACGTCTTTCCCTCGGCGATCGAAGAAGTGCTCCTGCGCTTCCCGGAGCTCTCGCCGAACTACCGCATCTTCGTCGACCGGCCGCCGAACGGGCTCGACACGCTGCTGGTCGAGGTGGAGCACCACTCCGGCGCGGCGATCGGCGACGCCGACGCGTTCGCGCGCGCGGTCGCGAAGCGGCTCTCGGAGACGCTGCTGGTCTCGCTGCAGGCGCGCGTCGTAACCCCGGGGACGATCGAGCGGATCGAAGCCGGCAAAGCGAAACGCGTCATCGACCGGAGAACGAGCTGAGATGGAAGAGATCGTCCTGACCGAACGCCCGCACGAGCACGTCGCGCTGGTGCGGCTGAACCGGCCCAAGGTGCTCAACGCGCTTTCGAACGAGCTCGCCGACAAG encodes the following:
- a CDS encoding phenylacetate--CoA ligase translates to MIFQPEYETLERPALEALQLERLQALVERLRGANEIYRERLRGVAAPRSLEELAELPFSTKADMRDAYPLGLLAVSPERLARIHASSGTTGNPTIGAYTEEDIRIFNEVVARCFAAGGIQPGEMFQVAWGYGLFTGGLGGHGGCEALGACAIPASSGNTARQLQLLCDLPVVGIGCTPSYALVLAERLRAEKRTAKALKYAICGAEAWTREMRAELEELFGVTATNIYGLTEIIGPGVAQECLEKQGLHVQEDHFLAEIIDPETGRPLADGERGELVLTTLTREAMPVLRYRTRDLTSIVRETCACGRTTARIDWFTGRVDDMLVIRGVNVFPSAIEEVLLRFPELSPNYRIFVDRPPNGLDTLLVEVEHHSGAAIGDADAFARAVAKRLSETLLVSLQARVVTPGTIERIEAGKAKRVIDRRTS